One window from the genome of Pyxicephalus adspersus chromosome 6, UCB_Pads_2.0, whole genome shotgun sequence encodes:
- the LOC140332308 gene encoding von Willebrand factor A domain-containing protein 5A-like isoform X3, translated as MYSHMTPRCPKKLIDKIPYMLSVSAQFQSACGIAKIKSNCDITPLEYTDSDKTCAKVSLEEGQKFHQDVKILAYYTEVNKSNISVEAGLTDSDLESGAVLTGSFMAESVAMLNFYPSFPAAMEESSRIEFIFLVDRSASMQCTIPTEPNHPCRIQRAKETLLFLLKSLPLGSYFNVFGFGSRFESFFPESVEYTQCSMEEAVNKVSEMDASFGGTELLEPLKKIYGTARKNGHSRLLFVITDGEVQNTKEVIEEVQKNSLYHRCFTFGIATKGFTPFVKGMADAGNGTFELISDTERMQPKVVQTLKLSLQPMARNVSLTWMLPPGMEPIVLSSLPTMVFKGQRLIVYVQLKGKVDSDAEGEVCLQYEFQDKIVRNNLHFPLNVQRTERPIIHRLAAKALISELEQGTKSDSEEVKKKILETSLQSGVVSSLTTFVAVYKDTKTPVEGPAYSDDLGSADVMYSNTVRKPHPHFGHSLHSNPHYHHHSYAIHGHLYDGPEAVWLISLQNADGSWNLTHKFSTNLGISERDIKARNPNKVLCQGFASG; from the exons atgtaca GTCACATGACACCCAGATGTCCAAAGAAGTTGATTGACAAGATCCCATATATGCTGAGTGTGAGCGCTCAATTCCAATCTGCATGCGGCATTGCCAAGATCAAGTCCAACTGTGACATCACCCCTCTGGAGTACACAGATAGTGACAAGACTTGTGCTAAG GTGTCATTGGAGGAAGGGCAAAAGTTTCATCAAGATGTGAAAATATTGGCCTATTATACAGAAGTGAACAAGTCCAACATCAGCGTGGAGGCCGGGCTTACAGATTCAGACCTTGAATCAGGAGCAGTGCTGACAG GGTCCTTTATGGCGGAGTCAGTCGCCATGTTGAATTTCTATCCCAGTTTTCCAGCGGCAATGGAAGAATCCAGTCGTATAGAGTTCATATTTCTCGTGGATCGGTCTGCCAGTATGCAATGTACAATCCCTACTGAACCGAACCATCCATGCCGGATTCAGAGAGCCAAG GAGACGCTGCTTTTTCTCTTGAAGAGTTTACCCCTCGGCTCTTACTTCAATGTCTTCGGCTTTGGATCGCGTTTTGAGTCATTCTTTCC AGAGAGTGTGGAGTACACTCAGTGCTCCATGGAAGAAGCGGTGAACAAAGTGAGTGAGATGGATGCCAGCTTTGGAGGAACTGAACTTCTTGAACCCCTAAAGAAGATTTATGGCACTGCTAGGAAGAACGGGCACTCCCGGCTG CTTTTTGTCATTACGGATGGCGAAGTTCAAAACACAAAAGAAGTCATTGAAGAAGTTCAGAAAAATTCCTTGTACCACCG GTGTTTCACATTTGGAATTGCTACTAAAGGCTTTACACCTTTTGTCAAAGGCATGGCTGATGCAGGGAACGGGACCTTTGAGTTAATCAGTGACACAGAACGCATGCAACCCAAG GTTGTTCAGACTCTGAAGCTTTCCCTACAGCCCATGGCAAGGAATGTTTCTCTGACCTGGATGCTCCCACCTGGCATGGAACCCATCGTCCTGTCCAGTCTTCCCACTATGGTTTTCAAGGGTCAAAGGTTAATTGTCTATGTTCAGCTTAAAGGAAAA gtaGATAGTGACGCTGAAGGTGAGGTCTGTCTTCAGTATGAGTTTCAAGATAAAATTGTAAGAAACAACCTTCATTTCCCACTGAACGTGCAGAGAACTGAAAG ACCCATCATTCACAGACTGGCTGCCAAAGCTCTGATATCTGAACTGGAACAAGGCACCAAATCAGATTCTGAAGAAGTAAAAAAGAAGATCCTGGAGACCAGTCTTCAGTCTGGTGTTGTCTCTTCTCTCACAACTTTTGTAGCTGTATACAAGGACACTAAGACCCCTGTGGAAGGCCCTGCCTACAGTgatgatctgggtagtg CAGATGTGATGTATTCAAACACTGTAAGGAAACCACATCCTCACTTCGGACATTCCCTGCACTCAAATCCACATTATCATCATC ATTCGTATGCCATTCATGGTCATTTATACGATGGACCAGAAGCAG TTTGGCTGATTTCCCTCCAGAATGCAGATGGCTCCTGGAACTTGACTCATAAATTCTCTACAAACCTGGGAATATCCGAGAGAGACATAAAGGCCAGAAACCCTAACAAGGTATTGTGTCAAGGTTTTGCTTCTGGGTAA